GGATAAACTTATGTCCGTATTAAAACAGTTACAATCCCACAAAGCTACTTTCGCCATTCTCGCCCATGATTCTGCTGTAAACGGTGAATTAAAAACCTCAACTGAATTAACACAGATGGGTTTTCAAAAACTAGGAGCCTTAAAAGGTCGCCAAGCATACATCATGCATAATTTTAATGGTATAATTACGGAAGAGGTTAACGATAGTTCTGTCATGATTTCTGAAAATGTTCCAGACATATCTAAAGATGCCCAAATCTATTTTCCTCGTGTCACTTATGATTTTGAACCAAATAATAATCGGTATATAGCTCATGCTGGTGGAGAAATAGACGGAGTTAAATCTACCAATACCAAGAACGCACTTGATGAAAATTATAAAAAAGGGTTTCGCCTTTTTGAACTAGATATTATTGAAACATCTGATGGAAAGTTAGTAGCAGCACACGACTGGGCCATGTGGGCACGATTCACGGATTATCCTGGGGAATTACCTCCCTCCCATTCAGAATTCATGAAACATAAAATTTATGGAGCATACACCACACTAGATCTAAAAGGAATAAATTCTTGGTTTAAAGCCCACCCAGATGCTACATTGGTTACTGACAAAGTAAATAACCCCATAGATTTTGCAAATCAATTTATAGATAAAGACAGGTTACTCATGGAGCTTTTTAGTCCTATGGCTGTAGAAGATGCTTCTCAACAGGGCATCCATGCAATGATTTCACAAGAGCCACTACTAAAGATAAAAGGAGATAAATTACAATGGTTGACTATCAATAATGTAAAGCACGTAGCGCTATCGCGTAGAATATTGTCCGCCCAAAAAAAGTTGATGCTTCAGTTGAGAGATAATGGAATTAAGGTATATGTATATAATGTAAACTTTGATCCAGGAAAAGATGAAACCTATGTACAAGAGAATGAAATAGGGTTAGTTTATGGTATGTATGCCGATAAATGGGTATTTGATGCAATCACAATAAAGGACAGTAAATAAACAGCCTCAAATTAGAATTTCACCTCATAGGTAATTCCCGCTGAAACTCCGTAAAAGAAAGTGCCTGAAGCAAATGCCAATTCCTGTCTGGTAGCACCCACGTTGGCTCTATAAATATTTGGATTGTTCTTACCTGTAAATTGATACTCCAGACTTAAACGTTGTGATTCTACGTATAAAAGAGTTTCCGCCAAAAGCTCATCGCCCGAAGTCAATTGTCTCAATTCTGGCGAATACCCCATGCCTACATTTAATCCAAGATAATTCTCGGCATCTTTTAAATATTTACGAACCAACAAGTTACCTGAGAAACGGGTAAGGTTATCCGGCATTGGCGTAATATACGAACGAAGAGAAAAATAATAGTTCCCCCTATAATGCCCTAACGAGTTTGTAATGACGGATACATTGGTGTTATCATAACTGATATATCTACCCCCTGCAGAGAACTCAATAGCACCTGGAAGGTTGGCATACAAATCTCCACCAAACTTGTGTTTAGGGTAAATTGAAGCGTTTGAGAAACCATAGTTTAGATAAGCGTAAAACCGTTTTGAGAATTTTGGATAAAAATCCAGATCATACTGCACCCCATTCGTCTGTAAACGATTACTATAATTTATTCTAGGAATAAGAGTTCCTGCCAAGGTCTGTCTATTATATGAAATACTGGAATAAAACATTGGGTCATACCTGGTATCATATATAGTCGCGGAGTTCCTTACTGCTACCCTATTTTTAAAAACGTCTTCTGCAACCGGAGTTTTCGCCGCCAGAGTATCAATAGCTTCCGGTTTTTTCTCTTTAGCAATGGCTACTTCAACTTGTTCTTTTGGAACCACCGAGTCATTACTATTGAACCAGCCAATCTCTGAATATTCATTGTTTTTAAAATCCTCTTCGGCAATACTTTTGAGTCTTTCTACCTCAACATCACTTTTAAGATACACTAAAGCCTTATTTGCCAAGCCCATTGCTGTAGCATTATTTCTAGCGTAAAGTTCATTTTTTATAGCGGCTATCCATACTTTTCTATCGTTCCTTTCTGAAGATATTATAGTATTAAATTCATCTCTAGCCTTATCATATTCTCCGTTCCAACTATACGTACTGGCCAACAAAGCACGTGCACCAGTATCTTTGGAGTCCGGTTTCACCAATTGGGCCAACATCGCATTTGCAGACCTATAATCACCTTCATAAGCTAAGTCACGAGCTTCATCAAAACTAACATCGTTAAGAACAACATCCTGACCTCTAGTCCATAGGCTTAGGAAAATGCATAACAGAAATAGATATATAGTTTGGCTACTCATTCTATTTCAAACGTATTTATGGCGGTCTCCGTATTGGAATTTCTAATTTTTTCTATGGATGCAGCAATTCTCTTCTTTTGTGCCTGCCTCTTGGCCCTATCTATTTTGTCCTTAATTTCATGGGCACTTGAGCTATTCTCCTGAACCAACTTTACTAACTCCAAGCCTTCTTTAGAACGTTCCGACCAAAAATAAACATCAAATAAAGCGGAATATGAATCTATATAATTAGGATTCATTTTAACACACGCCTTTAATATTTTAATGGACTCATCATAGTTGCCCATCCACACATTGACTCTACCCATTAAAACCTTGGTATCTATATGACTTGGAGCTTCCGAAAGAATATAACGACTAAGTAAAAGTGATTTTTCATATTCGCGCTCAAAGGCCAGTTCCCGTGCAATCATATAAACCTTATCAAAATTTTGACCGTTGTAAACACTGTTTATCCATACAATTTCCGAGTCTGTGAATTTTTCTTTTTTCACCGAAAATATGGCCAAACTATCTGGAATTATTTTGTCATTATTTGTCACGTAAGCATTTATAGATTTAAAAGCTTGCAACTTTTTCTCACTATTGGAGCTGCTAAAAGAGGATCCTAAATCCATATTCTCGTCCAAAGAGTAAATAGATCCATCAGAATAAAGTTTCTCTGCGTCCACAAATTCTTTTAGCTCATTTTTATTTCGCATTAGCGGAATGTTCTTGACAGATCGAAAATCTTCGGACATATCCAACGCACTGCCCATCCAAGCTACTTTTTTAGGCATTTTCAACTCATATTTAGCTTCCATGAGTGCCAATAAAGTTGGCGTAACATCAAAATGAGAATTGACCGCACTCATTTTTTTAGTTTTCTTTAAAAGCGGACTATACATAATAAGAGGCACATGAAAACGGCTAAGGTTATTACGCTGTGGTATGGGAATCAACCTGTGGTCTCCGGTGATAATAAATATGGTGTTGTCATAGTTCGGTTGTCTTCGGTATTCTTCAAATGCATATTTTAAGGCATCATCAGTATATAACAACGTAGCGAACACATTATCATTTTTCTCAATAACCTTCTCTATCTTTCCACTATAATCCCCTTCTGATAGTAATTTGGCAACCTTAGCCTCATAATAATCTTGCTTGGGCGGAATAAACGGTTCGTGAGTACTAATGGTCATATAGACCTCCATACGTGGCTGTTCCGCTGTACGAGGCAAACTCATACTCTTTTTAAAAAGCTCCCTGTCCGGATAGCCCCATGAAGCACCTGCTGCATCTTCTGCCTGCATTTGGTATTTACTACCAAAACCCGATTTGTCTAAAACAAAATCTACATTTTCACTGGTTAGAAATCGATCTACATTATCAAAAGAACTATTGGTTCCTTGATAAAAAGAGGTGTGATACCCATTGTTCTTTAAAATACTAAACAAAGTGAGCTTGTTAGGGTATTTTTCCAACTCCATAAATCCGCTTTTACCAAAAGGCAATGATCCTAACAAGGATGGAAGCACACCAAAAGTACGCCCGGTATTACTTAAACAGTTTTCCCAATACAATGATTTAGTAGTAAGCGAATCTAAAAAAGGGGTAAAGCCACCATACTCCGCTCCTTCTCCAACAAAATCTCTCCCAAGCCCTTCTACCATTAAAAAGACGATATTGGGTTTCTGCTCTTTAAGTTCAAAATACTCTCCTAAAACATTCTGTATTGGTTTTGCTTTGATTAAAGGGAATTCAACATCTGAATTATATGAAGTATCTTCCGTAGAGGTATCATAAAGGTTGAGCGCTAGGTATTGCGTTTTATTGTGATTAATGGGTTTACCCTCAATAAAAAGCGTGGCAATGAACATACTAAACAAAATGATAGTAAACGGGTACATTCTACTAATATGGTGGTAATGTTTAGAGGAAATTTTGTACAACCCAAAGAACATAGCCACTATAATGACAAACCCCAAGGGCAACACCCATGAGATTCCCCCAGAATTAGCAATTGTCATTTTAATATCACTAAAACTATAGCCTAATAAATCCGAGCCTAATGGTACCAATGCCGTACAGAAATAACTAATAAGCATAGCTTCTACGATTAATAGAACCAGAAGTAACACAAACACCAAGTTGAAACCATAACGTGGTCTCAGGTTTTCCCAAAAATTGAATGGAAATGCTAAAATCACCCCAACCAAAGAGGTAAACCCAATTTGGTGGACTACAGCAATAAAGAAGCTGGTTCCAAAAATAATATCTACAACGCCTTTAAAATACAAAGTGGTGTATTGGTATATAGTAAGCACCAGAAGACTACCAAAGAAAGAAATCATCAATCTCGTGTAGTGCTTTAAAGAGTACCTGTCTATTGTACTTGTATTCATCTATAATTTTATGTGGCTTTAGCGAAGCCTTTTCGTACCTGAGATCCCCATCCCGATTTAATTTTGAATAGTTTCTTATAATTACCTCTTACTGCTGACCATACTACGATAGGGTGAAAAAATATGGGCTCTATAACAGCGCAAAGCATAAGCGTTAAAATATCTTTTGTTTTTTTGTATTCATTGTAGCTATACACATCCCATAGAATGGCATAGAACGAAAACATAATTGAAAACAAATACACCATTGCCGTAATGGCTATAAAAAAGTCCCAATTTAAAATTCCCAGATATGTAAAAAGTATAATGGTAAAGAATCCGAAAAACTCCAACAACGGAGCCAACCATTCATAAAAAAACCAATATGGATAACTCAGTAAGCCCAGACGCCCATACTTAGAATTAAAAAACATGTCTTTATGCTTAAATAAAGTCTCTAAGTTCCCTCTAGCCCATCTATCTCTTTGGTTCACCAGAATTTTTAAATCCTCCGGAACTTCCGTCCAACACAGCGGATCAGGAATATATTCAATGGTATACGGTTCTTTACGATCATGCATATACCTTCTCATCTTAAAGACAATTTCCATGTCCTCGCCTACCGTACCTGTATCATAACCGCCAACAGCTAATGCAATTTCTCTATCAAAAAACCCAAAAGCTCCTGAAATAATTAGGAGGCTATCTATACTTCCCCAGGCCATTCTTCCTAAAATAAAAGAACGCGTGTATTCTAATAATTGAAAGCGCGCGAGCCAATTGGTTGGTAATCGTATTTCTTCTAATTGCCCGCCTTCTATCACACAGGAATTAGCTACACGAATCACTCCGCCTACTGCTATTACCCGTTTTTCCGAACGTTGGTAGAAGGATTTCACCACATGTAACAATGCGTCTGGCAATAGAAGACAATCTACATCTATACACCCCACATAACGGTTTGTAGATAGTGCCATGCCTGTATTTAAGGCATCGGATTTTCCTCCATTTTCTTTATCTATGACTGTGAGCTTTGCAAACGCCCTATGGGGAGATTTGTAAACACCACGAATAGGTTTGTTTTTCCAATTAGGGTCAATCTTTTGTTCAATTTTAACCAGATCATACGCATCTATCATCTTTTTAAGCGTATCATCCTTACTACCGTCGTTAACCACCATTACTTCATAATTTACGTAACGCAGTGACATGAGTGAGCGAATGTTCTCTACAATGGTCAAACCCTCATTGTAAGCAGGTGCTATAATGGTAATACTGGGAGATAAAGGCGAAGCCATTACTTTTGAAAGGCTGCCAAAACTATTTTTTTTTCGGTAATGGATAGAGTTTCGGGTAGATAGATACCCCATTATGGTAAATAAAGTAAATAATATAACTGTAAACATCAAAAAAACGATGTTTATGTAATCTAAAAGGATATTGAAAAAAGTACTATCCATTTAATTTACCAATGAATTTTCTTGGAAAATCTATAATTGTGGTCAAAAAGGAACCCTCGTTAGGAGGTACATCTGTTGATTCAACGTTAATGTTCAATGTTTTTTGGTCATACTTTTTATCAAGCACCTGGGTGTCATCTAATTCAAAATCAAAACCAACAACTTCCTGACCTTCGTAGTTGTTCCCTTCATTCGTTGGTATGTGCTTAACCTTTTTAGATTTTGACCCTGTAAATGGCTCTAAAATGGACAAATCAATAGGTAACTCCTCTATAGGTTTAGGTAGTAGGTCTTTTTCAAACTCAGCTTTTCTTGAAACTTTTTCAACCAAACTCTTCAGGGCTTCCTGTGCCTTCTTTCTAATTTTAAGATTAGGATCTTCTAATAATCCATCTAAAAAATCGATTTCTTTTTCATCTCCTACTGAAACAATTTCATCTAAGAGAACCAGTTTGGACTCAGTATCTATATTCTTAAACAAATCTGCAAACACACTAAATACGGGCATTTCTATCTCTGATGATTCTTTTGGTTTGCTTTTAACGTTTTTAAGTGAGGTTTCAAAATATGAAAACTGCTCAATAAGACTATGAATACGATCTTTTACAAAATTTTCTGTTTCTTCTGCCAAAAGTTCCTGCAACAAAGGGATTTCACGATGATCACCCATTTCCTCTAAATCATCTAAAAGCCCCATCATATACGCTTCATGCTCGTTGTAATAAATAGGCTCAGGAATTAACTCTAAAAGTGGGTTGGGTAATTCTTTGGATGAAACTACTTCGTATTCCAATTCAATCTCCCTAAGTTCATTCTCTGCCATCAACCAAGACATTACATCTTCAGTATCATTTATTGCCGTTTCATGAGAATTAGAATTAGCAGCCTCTTCATGGATTTCATCATTTTCTACGGGCATTACATCTTCCGTACTTTCAAAATCAATCTCAAAATCAGATAATGTAAAACCATCAAGACTATTTGAACTTTCAGATATCTCCTCTTCTGAAATAACCTCAGACATATCTTGCTCTACCACTACTTCACTATCCATAACAATAGGTAAGAAATTGAGCTCGCTAATTTCATTTACAAATTCATGCAGTTCTTCTGTACCTTTTTCAACCGAAGTATCATCAATATTAGCGCCGTTGTTAGTTTTAAGTTCGTCAATCTCTAATTTATGATCATCAATTACTATGGGTAGAAAATCAATTTTAGAAATGTCAAACATAGGTTCCTCTGGTAAAGCTTCCTTTTGAATATCTGAAGCCACTTCTTCATATTCAACTTCAATACATCTAACATCAAGATTATTGTTTTCTGAATCGCCCATGGGTCGGTATTTTATAGTTGGTTGGTTAGGGTATACTGGATTGTCAATTACAACAGGTAAAAAGTCTAGTTGTAATGAAGAATCTGAAAAATTTTCAATTTGTATGTTTTCTGTTTTTGATAAAAACCCAGTCACTGTAATTGGATCTATAACTATTATCTCCGTTATTTCAACAAATTCTATTTGGTCTTCTTCTTTTACATACCCATATTTTTCCTCGGATAAGATGGTCTCCACCGCATAGATTTCATCAGAACTTAAACTAATTTCTTGCTCTGCTGTGGCTTCTTTCTTTACATCAGCAATACCATCTTCTATTGCATCTACTAATTCTTCTTTAACTGTAGCTTCTGCTGTTTTAACTTCAAGCAACTCTTCTTGAACACCCTCTTCCTTTTGCCCCTCTTCAATTACAGAAACAATCACAGCCTTTTCCTCAGTAGGAACAGGCAACGAGTTTATAACATCAGTATCTTGCAACGCCTCACTTTCTTCAATATCTGCTGAATAAGCTTTTGGTTTTTCCAACCCTTCGGATGGCATAACAGTCTCCGGAGAAATTGTATTAATTGCTGCCAAAGCCTTGCTAGATACAGAGAAGTTATTTTCTTTCCTCGCTACATTTTTAAGGAAATTAATATCATCAACGCTTCCCAATTCAGAAATAGCCCCTAACACCGCAATCTTACCATCTGTATTACATTTTTTAAAAATGTCCTTGAGTGTTGGTATCGCCTCAACCACATAAAACTCTTTAATACAGCTGATAGCCTCTTCTCTTATTTGGTAATTCTTGTGTTTAATCAGCTCTATAAGCGAAGAATTGGCATCATTCTGATTGTAATATTTAATGAGCCTAAGAGCGAATAGCACTACATGTTTATTCTTAGAGGTCAACCACATTCTGAACCTAGGTGGCTCATAATTCTCTTGGTTCCTAAGTACATCAAGCAGTTTTAACTGCTGCCATTCAGATATTTTGTAACGTGTAGTATCCAAAAAATAGTTGATTCCTTCTGGCTTTAGGGTAACCGTTGCAATTTCTGCCTGCTTCCTTATAGTTGCCGTCTTATGGTTAATGAACTTGGTTATGAAGCCATAAGCCGTTACCACCTGCATTTGGGTAAGCTCTAAAATTCCTTTTGAGATAATTTCCCAACGCCAGCTTTTCAATTTTTTGAATGCTTCTTTTTGAAGCCCTAAATCTTGATAAAGGCTAAAAAGTCGGAGTTGTGTATCTCCCGAAACATCCTTTCTCAAATCTAAAAGCACTTCTACTAAAACTTTTCTATTGAAATTATCCTTAAGGAGTTCTCTTATTTCAATCTTTAAGGAGATATAGTTAGATTTTTCTCCCTTATCCGCATCTTCTTCATAGAACAAAAACTCACTAATCATTGGTGAGAGTTCCTTCTTGCGCTGCCTGGTGCGTGCTGCCGTTGCAGATATCTTATTTCTAAAAAAGAAAACCGAAACGAAATACACCACAGCTAGAACAACGAACACAATAGATAAACCCCACAGAATGTCTGTGTTTATTTTTGGTGCCGTAATAAGCGCCACACCATAATATGTGTTAAAGGTTTCTAACAAATTAAGTTTTATTCAATTCTCGTGCAACACGCACTAAAAGCTCAGATGGACTCACCGGTTTTGATATAAAGTCGTTTGCGCCCAGTTCAAACGCGTTCAACACGTTTTCTTCGTTTCCTGCAGATGATATAATAATAATGGGTACTTGAGATTTTAATTCCTTGCGTACATAAGCAATAAGCTCCATACCGGAGAAATAGGGCATCATAATATCACTTACAATAATATCGGGCATGTGCCCTGACAGATATTCTTTTACCTCTTTTCCGTTGGTGCTATGATTAACCTCATAGCCCCCTTTCTTTAATCGAAAGTTGAGCAAAGACGCCAGTAACTCATCATCTTCCGCTAACAATAATCTCTTTTTGGTCATTGCTAGGTTTTTAATTATTGGTAAGCTCTACATAAGCACGGTCTAATTCTGTTTTAACTCTTGGGAATTCTTCACTAAAACACTTACAAAGAAACTCCAAATGCTTTGGGTCCTGATCTAGTTTACATCCTTTCTGAATTTGGATGATAATTTCATGTAGATTATCTGTTCGCATCATAGCCAATCCCGTTTTTATTTTGTGTGCGGCTAAATCTAACTCTTCAAAATCTTGGGTCTGTAGGTGAATTTTAGAAGCTCCAATAAACTCAAGCCCATTACTTATGAAAATTGAAATCAATTCACGTAATAAGCTCATTTCACCCATACACTCCATCAGCATTGGTTTTAAATCAATCTCTGTATCGTCATGCTCACTTACATTTGTTTTTCCGTTAAGAATTAATATTTCTTTTTTATCCATAGCAGTATCAATTTGCAGTTCCTTTAAAACATTACCGTAAGATTTGTGATGCTCAATTACAGCTTCATACGTCTCTAAATCTAAATCTGGATACACCTTTTCAAACTCGTTGGACTTAGCTTTTGATAATTCCTTTTGCTTATCCGTGTCTATATTTTCCTTAGACAGGAAGACCATTTCTAAAAGGTTCTTTTTAAAATGTTGGAAAGATACTTTAAGATGAAAAGCCTCATCCTTAGTTAATTTTTCGACTGAAAAATCATTTAGGTGCGACTCTAAATCCGTTAATTGGAAAAGTAGGTTTTTCGTTTTCAATTTAGGTAGTTTAGGTTAATAAGAATGGGACTGATTTTTTACTATTTTTTCATTACTTTATTTATAAATTTAATAGGTATACTATGCTCTAAAAGTAAAATTCCCTTTTTAACAAAGGGTGAGCAACTTTATGTTCCCTAAGCCCCTATAAATGTTGTCAAAATGCATAAATTGGATGTCAAAACCCTATTAATATGAAGCATTTTATCTGTTTTTTAAGCATTCTGTCTTTTCTGTCCTGTGGCCAAACCAATAAGAAAGTAGAAGAGAAAACACAAGAATCCATACTGGAAAAGGCAAAACGAATACATGAAAAAGTAATTACAATAGATACTCATAATGACATCAATGTCCATAATTTTACGGACAGCCTTAACTATACCCAACGCCTAGAAACACAAATTAATCTGCCAAAAATGGATGAAGGTGGATTGGATGTTACATGGCTTATAGTGTATACCGGTCAAGACACTTTAACAAATGAAGGTTATGCCAAAGCTGAAAAAAATGCTATTTCTAAATTTGAATCTATACATCGTTTATGCGAAGAAATTGCGCCTGAAAAAATAGAACTCGCTTTAACATCAGAAGATGTAAAACGCATACATGATTCCGGCAAAAAGGTAGCCATGATCGGTGTTGAAAATGCGTACCCCATGGGCAATGATTTAGCTAATTTTAAAAAGTACTATGACTTAGGAGCACGCTATATTTCATTATCGCATAATGGCCACAGTCAGTTTAGTGATTCCAATACCGGCGAGAAAGATAGCGTATGGCTCCACAATGGTTTAAGTGAATTAGGTCAAAAAGCTGTAAAAGAGATGAATAGACTGGGCATTATGGTGGATGTTTCTCATCCCTCCAAAGAAGCTATGAAACAGATGATTGCACTTTCTGAGGCGCCAATTATAGCTTCACATTCTTCTGCAAGAGCCTTGTGCGACCACAGTAGAAACCTAGATGACGAGCAGTTAAAACTCATGAAGGAAAATGGTGGTGTAGTACAGACCGTAGCTTTTAGTTCATATTTAAATACGGAAAAAGATGAGGCCTATAATGCCTACATCAAAAACATATTAGAAAAAGTTGCAGATTCTATGGGAGTAGAATGGTATAGAAGAGATCAGTTTTCTTCATTGACCGATTCTCAAAAAGAAGTTTTCATGAAGAATTATCCCAAAGTGAAAAAAATTGCGATTTCTATCGCAGACAAAGCTCCTGATGCACCGGCCATGGTAGATGTTTCAGATTTTGTAAATCATATAGATTACATGGTCAATTTAATAGGTATTGACCATGTAGGCATTAGTTCTGATTTTGACGGTGGTGGCGGTATCAAAGGATGGTCAGATGCATCTGAAACCTTTAATGTTACCCTTGAACTTGTAAAACGTGGTTACACCGAAGAAGAAATTGCCCAATTATGGGGCGAAAATCTGTTGAGAGTCTTAGATGAAGTCCAAGCTATAGCCAAAAACATGCAAAAACCTTAATCCTCCGTAGCCAAACGGTCTACAACATATTCAATTTTTGTTTTTCCATGAGGCTTAGGTTTACCATCATCATCAAGGTTTACCATGATAATATTATCTACGGTAACAATGGTTTCGTGAGTCATTTTATTTCTAACTTCACAGTTTAAGGTTAATGAAGATTTGCCAAACTTAACAACTTCAATACCAATTTCTACAATGTCACCTTTTACAGCAGAACTCATAAAATTGATTTCTGACATGTACTTGGTGACCACTTTTTTGTTTTCTAATTGAATAATACTGTACAATGCAGCTTCTTCATCTATCCATGCCAATACGCGACCACCAAATAAGGTCTCGTTGGCATTTAAATCTCCGGGTTTAACCCATTTTCTAGAATGAAATCTCATGTTACTAATGGTTTAAGAGTGTTGAATTTTTATGCGAAATTAAGAAACAAACAAACCCTAAAATAGTTTACCCGAAGAATCTTGAAGCGTTTTCGGAATTTGAAGGTCTGTGTCCCATTTTTTATTCAATTTGTCAATAAATTGTGCCGATAATAAAGGGGACTCCAATTCCATATTTTGATGCACGAAGAAATGAATGTTTCTCAACCCCTGCTTTTTCCAACTATCCAGTTTTTCAATCCAATCTTCCAACCGGTTGTAATCACTAC
This genomic interval from Zobellia roscoffensis contains the following:
- a CDS encoding HEAT repeat domain-containing protein, with protein sequence MLETFNTYYGVALITAPKINTDILWGLSIVFVVLAVVYFVSVFFFRNKISATAARTRQRKKELSPMISEFLFYEEDADKGEKSNYISLKIEIRELLKDNFNRKVLVEVLLDLRKDVSGDTQLRLFSLYQDLGLQKEAFKKLKSWRWEIISKGILELTQMQVVTAYGFITKFINHKTATIRKQAEIATVTLKPEGINYFLDTTRYKISEWQQLKLLDVLRNQENYEPPRFRMWLTSKNKHVVLFALRLIKYYNQNDANSSLIELIKHKNYQIREEAISCIKEFYVVEAIPTLKDIFKKCNTDGKIAVLGAISELGSVDDINFLKNVARKENNFSVSSKALAAINTISPETVMPSEGLEKPKAYSADIEESEALQDTDVINSLPVPTEEKAVIVSVIEEGQKEEGVQEELLEVKTAEATVKEELVDAIEDGIADVKKEATAEQEISLSSDEIYAVETILSEEKYGYVKEEDQIEFVEITEIIVIDPITVTGFLSKTENIQIENFSDSSLQLDFLPVVIDNPVYPNQPTIKYRPMGDSENNNLDVRCIEVEYEEVASDIQKEALPEEPMFDISKIDFLPIVIDDHKLEIDELKTNNGANIDDTSVEKGTEELHEFVNEISELNFLPIVMDSEVVVEQDMSEVISEEEISESSNSLDGFTLSDFEIDFESTEDVMPVENDEIHEEAANSNSHETAINDTEDVMSWLMAENELREIELEYEVVSSKELPNPLLELIPEPIYYNEHEAYMMGLLDDLEEMGDHREIPLLQELLAEETENFVKDRIHSLIEQFSYFETSLKNVKSKPKESSEIEMPVFSVFADLFKNIDTESKLVLLDEIVSVGDEKEIDFLDGLLEDPNLKIRKKAQEALKSLVEKVSRKAEFEKDLLPKPIEELPIDLSILEPFTGSKSKKVKHIPTNEGNNYEGQEVVGFDFELDDTQVLDKKYDQKTLNINVESTDVPPNEGSFLTTIIDFPRKFIGKLNG
- a CDS encoding PI-PLC domain-containing protein; the encoded protein is MKNKAKIAGLLFIYTSLCMGSSETGCMETGSTPLSPSLTVNQTILTLNSHSFNAKQKSSFTVGGQTEHIERGLTVIHFNSSDTFEFKTYDTYSNPEELDKLMSVLKQLQSHKATFAILAHDSAVNGELKTSTELTQMGFQKLGALKGRQAYIMHNFNGIITEEVNDSSVMISENVPDISKDAQIYFPRVTYDFEPNNNRYIAHAGGEIDGVKSTNTKNALDENYKKGFRLFELDIIETSDGKLVAAHDWAMWARFTDYPGELPPSHSEFMKHKIYGAYTTLDLKGINSWFKAHPDATLVTDKVNNPIDFANQFIDKDRLLMELFSPMAVEDASQQGIHAMISQEPLLKIKGDKLQWLTINNVKHVALSRRILSAQKKLMLQLRDNGIKVYVYNVNFDPGKDETYVQENEIGLVYGMYADKWVFDAITIKDSK
- a CDS encoding glycosyltransferase family 2 protein — protein: MFTVILFTLFTIMGYLSTRNSIHYRKKNSFGSLSKVMASPLSPSITIIAPAYNEGLTIVENIRSLMSLRYVNYEVMVVNDGSKDDTLKKMIDAYDLVKIEQKIDPNWKNKPIRGVYKSPHRAFAKLTVIDKENGGKSDALNTGMALSTNRYVGCIDVDCLLLPDALLHVVKSFYQRSEKRVIAVGGVIRVANSCVIEGGQLEEIRLPTNWLARFQLLEYTRSFILGRMAWGSIDSLLIISGAFGFFDREIALAVGGYDTGTVGEDMEIVFKMRRYMHDRKEPYTIEYIPDPLCWTEVPEDLKILVNQRDRWARGNLETLFKHKDMFFNSKYGRLGLLSYPYWFFYEWLAPLLEFFGFFTIILFTYLGILNWDFFIAITAMVYLFSIMFSFYAILWDVYSYNEYKKTKDILTLMLCAVIEPIFFHPIVVWSAVRGNYKKLFKIKSGWGSQVRKGFAKAT
- a CDS encoding YaiO family outer membrane beta-barrel protein; this encodes MSSQTIYLFLLCIFLSLWTRGQDVVLNDVSFDEARDLAYEGDYRSANAMLAQLVKPDSKDTGARALLASTYSWNGEYDKARDEFNTIISSERNDRKVWIAAIKNELYARNNATAMGLANKALVYLKSDVEVERLKSIAEEDFKNNEYSEIGWFNSNDSVVPKEQVEVAIAKEKKPEAIDTLAAKTPVAEDVFKNRVAVRNSATIYDTRYDPMFYSSISYNRQTLAGTLIPRINYSNRLQTNGVQYDLDFYPKFSKRFYAYLNYGFSNASIYPKHKFGGDLYANLPGAIEFSAGGRYISYDNTNVSVITNSLGHYRGNYYFSLRSYITPMPDNLTRFSGNLLVRKYLKDAENYLGLNVGMGYSPELRQLTSGDELLAETLLYVESQRLSLEYQFTGKNNPNIYRANVGATRQELAFASGTFFYGVSAGITYEVKF
- a CDS encoding LTA synthase family protein, which translates into the protein MNTSTIDRYSLKHYTRLMISFFGSLLVLTIYQYTTLYFKGVVDIIFGTSFFIAVVHQIGFTSLVGVILAFPFNFWENLRPRYGFNLVFVLLLVLLIVEAMLISYFCTALVPLGSDLLGYSFSDIKMTIANSGGISWVLPLGFVIIVAMFFGLYKISSKHYHHISRMYPFTIILFSMFIATLFIEGKPINHNKTQYLALNLYDTSTEDTSYNSDVEFPLIKAKPIQNVLGEYFELKEQKPNIVFLMVEGLGRDFVGEGAEYGGFTPFLDSLTTKSLYWENCLSNTGRTFGVLPSLLGSLPFGKSGFMELEKYPNKLTLFSILKNNGYHTSFYQGTNSSFDNVDRFLTSENVDFVLDKSGFGSKYQMQAEDAAGASWGYPDRELFKKSMSLPRTAEQPRMEVYMTISTHEPFIPPKQDYYEAKVAKLLSEGDYSGKIEKVIEKNDNVFATLLYTDDALKYAFEEYRRQPNYDNTIFIITGDHRLIPIPQRNNLSRFHVPLIMYSPLLKKTKKMSAVNSHFDVTPTLLALMEAKYELKMPKKVAWMGSALDMSEDFRSVKNIPLMRNKNELKEFVDAEKLYSDGSIYSLDENMDLGSSFSSSNSEKKLQAFKSINAYVTNNDKIIPDSLAIFSVKKEKFTDSEIVWINSVYNGQNFDKVYMIARELAFEREYEKSLLLSRYILSEAPSHIDTKVLMGRVNVWMGNYDESIKILKACVKMNPNYIDSYSALFDVYFWSERSKEGLELVKLVQENSSSAHEIKDKIDRAKRQAQKKRIAASIEKIRNSNTETAINTFEIE
- a CDS encoding response regulator encodes the protein MTKKRLLLAEDDELLASLLNFRLKKGGYEVNHSTNGKEVKEYLSGHMPDIIVSDIMMPYFSGMELIAYVRKELKSQVPIIIISSAGNEENVLNAFELGANDFISKPVSPSELLVRVARELNKT